The genome window TTGGTTTGATCCCAAAATGGTTGTCGACCATGTTGGCAATCAGCTGTGTTGTGCGCATGCGCCATATCGACTAATCGTCTGCCTTCCCAGTCGTCGCTCTCGGCACTCCTATCCTCCACCGCATAGCTACCGGACGAGAAAGTCTAAAGGTAagatttcttgtaattttcagTAGAACACTGTGTTCCATTGCTACATCTTATTTAAAAGTTAATGCATCTTCGTGGTCACTTCTGTGTACTGCGAAACTTGATTATTGTGTCATTCATGATGTTATTGTTGCGGGATTTTGTTCACCGGCAAGACTGTCGGTCAGGTGATAGACCACGAAAATGGCCGCGGCGTATGTGATACAGCTAACCGGCGTAAACTATTTTCAGACATCGCCAAAATGATTCCTGCTGCCAGACTCGCCCTTCCCGTCGCCAGGactgtatgtgtaagtatatttatTCTCTTCGTGTTTGTGAGAACTTTGTCGTCAAGGTAAAAGCCGGCTGGTGGAGGCACCATGGCTACCCCGACCGGTCCGGTTCTTACCAACTTACGTAACTGTGTAGACTAGACAACCTGTGTACCAGTTccttaatattaatgtaatacCAAACCATTCTCTAGTGTTATAATTCCGTTTAGAAGCATTACCCTTATTTGAGTAGGTTATACCCTATTTGTGATGCTCAGACGTAGGCCCATCGCCTGAGGTTTAGGCTTAGGCTGTGTGAATTAAAGTAATTTGCAGTTTAAAGCTAATCTTGATATCAAGTGTCTCCTCTTACCGTTTATACATTGAAGGATTGGTAATGGTAACTTGGCAATTTTATTAACCTAATTAAATTTTGGTTAGGCTAGGCCAAGCCTACCACAACCAAACTGCTTTTAGACCTAGTCTCAATTGTCATATCTCTATAACCCTTTTACAGCCTAATGTATCCTAGTTGTGGTAATCTGCTAaggtttttgaaaatattcttgttttacTGCATGATAGTTCTTCCAGAATTGACCATAGTGGGCTAGTGCTAAATATTTTGGTGGCAGGTATGCCTAGGAGCTTTAGTTGAGCAATAGCTTAGTCAGCAAGGAGTCTGTTTGTTTTAATCCATTGCaggtttattcttttattacccCAACCACTCCCTTGAGTGCTGTATGCAGTATTACCCTAGTTCCATGGTGATAAGACATAACAACGCATCTTTTGTTAAAATACTCAGTTTATTAAGGAAATTTTCAAAAGGATAGTTAGGGTTGATATGATGCACAACAGGTTAGATAACTTGaaaaatgtactgaaataatTGGCAGTTTTTAGGATATGTAAGGGCGGCTACTAAACGTGGCATCCTGCGGAGCTTTTCTCTTTAAGAACATGAACAAAATGCTAAATATCtaacatttcagtaaatttttcaaGATTTCACATAAATAGCATCATATGAATTTGCtttccattaaaatatattattagccAAAATGTCTGAAAAGAGCTCttactttaaattattaaatactccTTACAATGTGTTTGCTCGTCACTAATTGAAGAGTAAGATGGTATTTTGAGTAGGTTACAGATTTAAGGCTATCAGTTTTTCTTGTAGTTTTGTTGGCTGAACATAGGGTAATGGTGTTTGAATCGTAAGTAGCCTAATTTTGTGTAAATAACAGAGTGGCATAGGATTACTGTAATCCACACCTTTATTGGTAGCAGGACAGAGGAATCTGGACAAAGTGTTCGTTTATTTTAAATAGGGCAGTGTTAATATGTaatatcatgaaaacaagggTAGCTGTTGCCACATAACTAACAGTAGCAAAGGCTTTATTACGGCTGCGTCTGTAGGAAAAGTATGGAGACTATAATTGCACAAAAGGAAGTATTTTCTAAAATTCATATCAAGCTTTCTTACATTTAAATCGAATGTTTATTCTGTTTGTCTCGGCTAATGAACCCACAAGGCTTTCCCTGCCAATGTACACTTCAGCTTCTTCCTATGCTATTAACAGTAGAATTTCCATCATTGTGGCTGCCATTTGCATTAACAGCACCGTAGGAAACCCTAGTTATACCAacaactagaaaaaaatataaaacttttgcaTGGTGCATTGAGAGCATaaactaaagggtgtttgcaagcATCCATTCTTGCCTCACTCAgttttatattcattcttattttcatccaTCAAGATGTCCAACTTTTCAGCAACTACTTAGTACAActatatttcccatttttgtatcatatatatatacacacacaatgctgTGCTTCCATTTCATTGTCCCAAGTGCTGAGTGGCTGAAGGTGCCCAATGTTGTGTTCActggcctaaatttttatttattcaattgtaAACAGTTTGCAGTATAGAATTTGTAAAAGGTGAAGCATTAGCCTGTAGGCTTtcagaaatgtttgaaattttactaaaatatttcacTCTCGCAGGAACTTAAACATACAGTACGTATAAATAAGGTTGTTGAAATTTTCTTAGCTCTAATGTTGGTAACGTTACAAAACTCTATTACTAAAATGGTAACTATAGTTTAGCCACATACTACCTAGAGTAATTTTCTTAAATGCTCTCTTTTAAAGTCACAAAGACATGAAAGCAGTAACTAACCTTACCAATTCAATTTTGTATTATTGGAATCGGCATACATTTTGAAGATGGCACTTTAAAGTAAACCAAGTTACTGGACCATTGCATGGTTTATATTACAATGCTATTGTTGGTAAAGTAGCTTCAATTGGACACATGACTTCAGGCTAGCTTGAGCATAGTCATGTCacacaattttttcattttcagtcttgaAATGAAGGCTGCTTTAGAAGTTTATTAAGGTAACTGGTGTAATCTATTAATTACTAAGTTCTTGGTTAGTGtatgttttaagttttctttgatatacagtaaatgtgttaatttttgtaattcacTTCCTACATTAAGTAGAGAATTTGCAATTTAGCCCATGAGTTGTTAGTGTAGATATTTTCACGTTAAATGAAGTAAGTTAACAGGTGTACACAAGGTTTCATGAACTAAGAATTtcataggaaaatttttttttagaactacTAAAGTTTCAGGTGTTGCACACCCTTAATTATGGTTTTTCAGCACTGTACAGTATAATTGAGAACAGTAATCCAGCATTAAgtgggtccttttttgttttaatttaaaaaaaaaaaatttttttttgctcttgcaCATAATGTTAAGGCATTACTGGGATTTGATGTAGGAGTAAAAAGTTTGACACGGGTGGTCTCCCCCCTTTTCTTTTTAGCTTCATCAGTGAGGATAAATATGGAAGCAACACTGCCCTTTAATTTGTATGCAAGCTCATTAGAGACTGGGATATTACTGATTATTTTGCTTTGGTTTCCATTTTTTGAACCACTGTGGTTTagacaaaaaaacttgaaaaattagaTTGTCATGGCAGTGTTCGTCTTAATGAAGGTGATTTTCCTTGCAGGTGAGGAGCCCGCTTGTAGTTCGTCCTCTTGCTGTGGCTCCACTGACACGCAGCTTCcagaccaccaccacatcaaAGGACATTGACTCTGCAGCAAAATTCATTGGTGCTGGAGCAGCCACTGTTGGTGTTGCAGGCTCTGGTGCTGGTATTGGTTCAGTGTTCGGTTCCTTGATCATCGGCTATGCCCGTAATCCATCTCTCAAACAACAGTTGTTCTCTTATGCCATCTTAGGATTTGCCTTGTCTGAGGCTATGGGTCTGTTCTGTCTTATGATGGCTTTCTTGCTTTTGTTCGCcttctaaatattttatatggTGGAAGGATGCCTCATACCATCGGGCAGTGGAAACCCAGACGCTAAGATGAGGTCATTTCCCCGCACCCTTGGGCTGAGATGAACAtctaaattaacttttaaaaaaaataggatgtGGAAAATGGTCTTTGATAAGTTGTTTGGTTTTTCACTAGGAGAATTCAGCTGTCTTGTATATAAGGATTTAAGTTAAGGATGCTCTTGTTGGCACAGATTGTTATAGGCAATGTCAGAACTTACACCGAGGAAAGTTGAATTTTCTGTGGTCGTATGCCAAGGAATGTCACTGAGAGCTAGAGATTCCAGTGtatagaaaatttataataaatacagaattttatAACCTGTAGTTTTTCTTGCCCAAGCCTCAGATATGTTCTTCATATCTTGGCATTTATTGTTTTGTGggaaatataaatgcatttaacAGTAATCACTTGTGAATCTTGGAGCAAGTTGTGGTAATAACATTAATTGGTAACCAATTAAGGGATTGACCCAAATTTGTAAGGTTGTCCCGTATCTTCATTCCTATTTTGCATGTTCATGGGAATTATGGTGTACTGGTAACCATACGCAGGATACTTGTAGGTTCAAGGAAGTAACTCCAATTGTCAGTCTTCCATAAATTACTTATATTCCTAGTTAATGGAATTTTGTAAAGTATAAACTCCAGCGTAGAATTTCCCCTATC of Macrobrachium rosenbergii isolate ZJJX-2024 chromosome 11, ASM4041242v1, whole genome shotgun sequence contains these proteins:
- the ATPsynC gene encoding ATP synthase lipid-binding protein, mitochondrial yields the protein MVVDHVGNQLCCAHAPYRLIVCLPSRRSRHSYPPPHSYRTRKSKDIAKMIPAARLALPVARTVCVRSPLVVRPLAVAPLTRSFQTTTTSKDIDSAAKFIGAGAATVGVAGSGAGIGSVFGSLIIGYARNPSLKQQLFSYAILGFALSEAMGLFCLMMAFLLLFAF